The following proteins are co-located in the Shouchella hunanensis genome:
- the citZ gene encoding citrate synthase translates to MTTTRGLEGIVATQSSVSSIIDDELTYQGYGIDELAENASFEEVIYLLWNGELPTKEELKSFTEKLAAEAEVPEEIFTQMKAYPINDVHPMAALRSAISALGLFDLDAEKMDEEENYNKAVRLQAKIPTIVTGFERIRSGKEPIPPNKDLSFAANFLYMLNGVTPDDLSVEAFNKALVLHADHELNASTFTARVCVATLSDVYSGITAAIGALKGPLHGGANEAVMNMLLDINEPEEVEPYLRKALDNKEKIMGFGHRVYKNGDPRAKHLRDMSKQLTSVVNETKWYDMSIQIEEMITKEKGLLPNVDFYSATVYHSLGIKHDLFTPIFAVSRTSGWLAHILEQYANNRLIRPRAEYVGPDKRSYVSIESR, encoded by the coding sequence GTGACTACTACTCGTGGATTAGAAGGTATTGTAGCAACACAGTCAAGCGTAAGTTCAATTATTGACGATGAATTAACCTATCAAGGCTATGGCATTGATGAGTTAGCAGAAAATGCAAGCTTTGAAGAGGTTATTTATTTACTTTGGAATGGTGAACTTCCGACCAAAGAAGAATTGAAATCGTTTACAGAGAAGTTGGCTGCTGAAGCCGAAGTTCCTGAAGAAATTTTCACTCAAATGAAAGCCTATCCAATTAATGACGTACATCCAATGGCGGCGTTGCGCTCAGCTATTTCAGCGCTTGGCTTGTTTGACTTAGATGCAGAAAAGATGGACGAAGAAGAAAATTATAACAAAGCAGTTCGACTTCAAGCGAAAATTCCGACAATAGTGACAGGTTTTGAACGGATTCGTTCTGGAAAAGAGCCAATTCCACCGAACAAAGATCTATCGTTTGCTGCGAATTTTCTATACATGTTAAATGGTGTAACACCGGATGATTTATCTGTAGAGGCGTTTAATAAAGCACTTGTTTTGCACGCCGATCATGAATTGAATGCTTCAACTTTTACTGCACGTGTTTGTGTAGCAACACTGTCTGACGTTTATTCAGGAATAACAGCTGCTATTGGTGCATTAAAGGGACCTTTACACGGTGGAGCAAATGAAGCTGTCATGAACATGCTATTAGACATTAATGAGCCAGAAGAAGTAGAACCATACCTTAGAAAAGCATTAGACAACAAAGAAAAAATTATGGGTTTTGGACATCGTGTCTATAAAAATGGGGATCCTCGTGCAAAGCATTTGCGTGATATGTCCAAACAATTAACAAGTGTTGTAAATGAAACGAAATGGTACGATATGTCGATTCAAATTGAAGAGATGATTACAAAAGAAAAAGGTTTATTGCCAAACGTCGATTTTTATTCTGCAACGGTTTATCATAGTCTTGGAATTAAGCATGACTTGTTTACACCTATTTTTGCAGTTAGTCGCACATCAGGATGGCTTGCGCACATTTTAGAACAATATGCAAACAATCGTTTAATCCGACCAAGGGCAGAATATGTTGGTCCTGATAAACGCTCATATGTTTCCATTGAATCAAGATAG
- a CDS encoding FxsA family protein — protein MFKRFLLPVAIGIPLIELLLIVFSVQWIGVWYTILAMLSTSIIGFLVARRQGMQVIRLAQLQMQKQQVPSQAMIDGACIFIGGALLTLPGFFSDVVGAMFLIPWTRTIIKAGILKSIHSGIANGRFVVIKRR, from the coding sequence ATGTTCAAACGGTTTCTTCTACCTGTTGCGATTGGAATTCCATTAATTGAGCTTTTGCTCATTGTTTTTTCCGTGCAATGGATTGGAGTTTGGTACACCATTCTTGCTATGCTTTCGACCAGCATTATCGGTTTTTTAGTTGCACGTCGTCAAGGCATGCAGGTCATACGTTTAGCTCAACTCCAAATGCAAAAGCAACAAGTTCCTAGTCAGGCAATGATTGATGGTGCTTGTATCTTTATTGGTGGTGCACTGTTAACGTTACCTGGTTTTTTTTCAGATGTTGTCGGAGCGATGTTTTTAATACCGTGGACAAGAACCATTATAAAAGCGGGCATATTAAAAAGCATTCACTCTGGTATTGCAAACGGTAGGTTTGTTGTCATTAAAAGAAGATAG